GCAGATTTTGTAAGAGAAAGATTCGGGACCCTTTATGCACTGATAAACAATGCTGCTATAACCCGTGATGCACTCCTGATAAAACTCAGGGAAGAAGACTGGCAGCGGGTTATTGATGTAAATCTCAAAGGTGTCTTCAATACGATAAATCTCCTTTCAGAATTCCTGAGAGGAGGTCACATAATCAATATAAGTTCCTATTCAGGTATAAGGGGTAAGGCAGGTCAGGCAGCTTACAGTGCCTCAAAGGCAGGACTAATAGGGCTTAGTCTTACAGCTGCAAGGGAGCTTTCAGAAAAGGGTATAAAGGTAAATGTGGTAATACCAGGTTATATGGAAACAGATATGGGAAGGGCATCTCCTCAGGCAATGAATTTGGCAAAAGAGGAGAGTCTTCTTAAGACCCTGGCATCTCCGCATGAGGTTGCCCGGTTTATTTCTTTTCTTCTTGAGACAGAGACCATCACAGGCCAGGTTTT
This genomic window from Thermodesulfovibrionales bacterium contains:
- a CDS encoding SDR family NAD(P)-dependent oxidoreductase, which produces MNSRVCLITGGTRGLGRILSLSLLKKGYSVIVNYIKSDKEAEALRKAGCITFRADVSQYKECKVLADFVRERFGTLYALINNAAITRDALLIKLREEDWQRVIDVNLKGVFNTINLLSEFLRGGHIINISSYSGIRGKAGQAAYSASKAGLIGLSLTAARELSEKGIKVNVVIPGYMETDMGRASPQAMNLAKEESLLKTLASPHEVARFISFLLETETITGQVFRLDSRI